A genomic stretch from Neospora caninum Liverpool complete genome, chromosome III includes:
- a CDS encoding putative WD-40 repeat-containing protein, with product MSRLVSTSGRPVNPGDICPIHSTVSAPPSSPLPLFPAVPFLLHPHRPVLFWCTSTSLHAYDFVENAWLLPPGGTSSLQDSAAPDASLNHALPVAAADCVCQGCGATSSRLRPTGRREREAPRCLVGETPAEPAAGTPPEKRKNRCLWVTAGEDKYVHLVSDADFQLLQRRQQRKKLSAAVFLLPAASREMPLAAASDAAGQARENGEEREREAFPLLLADKFGDVYRLGDCWRMPAAQELAGDRLVKRMQSLASVHGLRTRDEPQVTSEKTASSGESASLDCNPLAASANAEDSQSRNGPEKRHGTAEQGRTEASETAAASLSTDPGFGADGDEDEEGGEDIPIISHLTTITVLKVVEVWRETEGSAATLEDPSSVAPAAARAEPAEARTRKRQTLLITAERDEKIRVCFLDQPWSVESFFLGHGDFVTDVVVLADFPGRPLGDAHTGDAAAIGGPSGNATCTPQDAGERDAREADGDTSRRSYLRHVAASCAGDGTVKLWRLNDGELLSDSAEVLLQPRNLFDEKACAAVRAHTMEGQAGGARQEQGERQEPAEGDAPCEPPKLTRPIGLNEEVLFPASLLYDPDQRLLIVQCLALKGLLLFPLAAPGASAVCAAAPGSGLLGQKPFFLPLPAVPAATLLVRHSVQEVETAPALRAAACLVRTFLASSRCTDAPSEAAASPSPDFDLPFVWWIDDAGRLRPPVSVSLRLLAFAASREIDAQRQNSHVLPYLSGNADDCFFPAPADGKTRGAAAVRVATP from the coding sequence ATGTCGCGTTTGGTGTCGACGTCGGGTCGGCCCGTGAACCCCGGCGACATTTGCCCGATTCACTCAACAGTCAGTGcacctccgtcttctccgcttccgcttttccccgcggtgccctttcttctccatcctCACCGCCCCGTGCTCTTCTGGTGTACGTCCACCTCGCTCCACGCGTACGACTTTGTCGAGAACGCCTGGCTCTTGCCTCCCGGCGGAACCTCCTCGCTTCAGGATTCCGCCGCACCCGATGCCTCTCTCAACCACGCTCTGCCTGTGGCCGCAGCAGACTGCGTGTGCCAAGGCTGCGGGGCCACAAgttcccgccttcgccccacCGGccggcgcgagcgagaagcgccgaggTGCCTGGTtggagagacgcccgcgGAGCCTGCGGCTGGGACGCCtccagagaagcggaagaacagATGTCTCTGGGTGACTGCTGGTGAAGACAAGTACGTCCACCTGGTCTCCGACGCAGACTTTCAGCTGCTGCAGCGCCGCCAGCAACGGAAAAAGCTCAGcgctgctgtcttcctcctgccTGCTGCCTCGCGGGAGATGCCCCTTGCCGCCGCGTCGGACGCGGCAGgccaggcgcgagagaacggagaagaaagagagagagaggcattcccgcttcttcttgcAGATAAATTTGGAGACGTCTATCGCCTGGGCGACTGCTGGCGGATGCCGGCGGCACAGGAGCTCGCCGGGGACCGCCTCgtgaagcgcatgcagtccctCGCGAGTGTCCACGGCCTgcgaacgcgagacgagCCGCAGGTGACGTCGGAAAAAACTGCGAGCTCTGGAGAGAGTGCGTCTCTCGATTGCAACCCCCTGGCCGCCTCTGCGAACGCGGAGGATTCGCAGTCCCGGAACGGTCCAGAGAAGCGGCACGGAACAGCGGAACAGGGCCGAACGGAGGCCTCGGAGAccgcggcggcttcgctgtCGACGGACCCCGGGTTCGGAGCAGACGGCgatgaggacgaagaaggcggcgaagacatCCCCATCATCTCGCACCTCACCACCATCACTGTGCTAAAAGTGGTAGAGGTGTGGAGGGAGACCGAAGGTTCGGCGGCGACATTGGAGGATCCTTCGTCTGTGGCGCCTGCCGCGGCGAGGGCCGAGCCTGCagaagcgaggacgcggaagCGACAAACGCTCCTGATCACTGCAGAACGCGACGAGAAGATCCGCGTGTGCTTCCTGGACCAGCCGTGGAGCGTCGAGAGCTTCTTTCTCGGACACGGCGACTTCGTCACAGATGTTGTGGTGCTTGCCGACTTTCCCGGGCGGCCCCTCGGAGACGCTCACACCGGTGACGCAGCAGCAATCGGCGGGCCCTCTGGAAATGCGACGTGCACCCCACAGGAcgctggcgagagagacgcgcgcgaggccgacggagacacctcgAGAAGGAGCTATCTGCGGCACGTGGCCGCGTCCTGTGCAGGAGATGGCACTGTGAAGCTCTGGAGACTGAACGACGGAGAACTTCTCTCCGACAGTGCTGAGGTTCTTCTTCAGCCGCGCAACCTCTTTGACGAGAAGGCATGCGCTGCAGTGCGTGCACACACGATGGAGGGCCAagcgggcggcgcgcgccAAGAGCAGGGCGAGCGCCAGGAGCCagcagaaggagacgccCCTTGCGAACCGCCGAAACTCACCCGTCCGATCGGGCTCAACGAAGAAgtcctcttccccgcctcgctcctgtACGACCCAGACCAGCGTCTCCTGATTGTTCAGTGCCTGGCTCTGAAAGgcctgcttctctttcccctcgccgCGCCCGGTGCGTCGGCTGTCTGTGCAGCTGCGCCCGGCTCCGGCCTGCTGGGACAGAAGCCGTTCTTTCTGCCGTTGCCAGCAGTGCCTGCCGCAACGCTCCTCGTCCGGCACTCCGTCCAAGAGGTGGAGACGGCCCCAGCTCTGCGTGCGGCTGCTTGTCTTGTGCGCACCTTCCTAGCCTCTTCCCGCTGCACAGACGCGCCGTCAGAGGCGGCTGCTTCGCCGAGTCCCGATTTCGATCTGCCGTTTGTCTGGTGGATCGACGACGCGGGGCGGCTGAGACCGCCAGTGTCTGTGTcgctgcgcctgctcgccttcgccgcgagCCGAGAAATCGACGCGCAGCGTCAGAACTCACATGTCCTTCCCTATCTTTCTGGAAACGCGGATGACTGTTTCTTCCCAGCACCCGCAGACGGTAAGACGCGCGGGGCCGCTGCCGTGCGAGTGGCCACTCCTTGA
- a CDS encoding probable translation factor pelota, related encodes MKLMKQNYERDGSGSIVCECEVADDVWTLYNIVLPGDKVKCVTTRKLQKESDTGAVSSEVKKIVLNILVKKIDYEGDGDVLRISGQVVEENPYVKIGSYHTLDISLHTKFTLYKEQWDRLFLDRLQEAVDPHRSAEVQVVLIESGLCHIFLLSSSLAKPVAKVTAAMPKQRGHFSNYEKVKRRFFEDVFSSLFVHTNPETVKCVLIAGPGFVKDEFLRFLHQEAVKRQALTELLADPSVLALLENTKAARHAQRLQDFYKLLNKTLDASAGSDCRNLTCYGPTQVATAVEVGAVASLLITDGLLRSSNTTERRRFVRLVEEVERAGGEVLTFSDQHTSGEQLNMLSGVAAILKFPIDDFLEEDEDSGDETRKRES; translated from the exons ATGAAGCTGATGAAACAGAACTACGAGCGCGATGGCAGCGGTTCCATCGTTTGCGAGTGCGAAGTGGCGGATGACGTTTGGACCCTGTACAATATCGTCCTCCCCGGCGATAAAGTCAAATGCGTCACGACACG GAAGCtacagaaagaaagcgatACGGGCGCGGTGTCATCGGAGGTGAAGAAGATCGTCCTCAACATCCTAGTGAAG AAGATCGATTACGAGGGAGATGGCGATGTGCTGCGAATCTCGGGGCAAGTTGTCGAAGAAAATCCCTACGTGAAG ATCGGCAGCTACCACACTCTCGACATTTCTCTGCATACGAAATTCACCCTTTACAAG GAACAGTGGGACCGTTTATTCCTGGACAGGCTGCAGGAGGCAGTCGATCCTCACCGGAGTGCCGAGGTCCAAGTTGTC CTGATTGAAAGCGGCCTGTGCCacatctttcttctctcctcctccctcGCAAAGCCTGTGGCGAAAGTGACGGCGGCCATGCCCAAGCAGAGGGGACATTTCTCGAACTATGAAAAG GTGAAGAGGCGTTTTTTCGAGGACGTGTTCTCGAGTCTGTTTGTCCACACGAATCCCGAGACGGTGAAGTGCGTTCTGATTGCCGGTCCAGGATTTGTGAAA gACGAGTTCCTGCGGTTTCTCCACCAGGAGGCGGTTAAGAG GCAGGCGCTGACTGAGCTTCTCGCCGATCCGAGTGTCTTGGCGCTTCTCGAAAACACGAAGGCGGCACGCCATGCACAGAGACTGCAGGATTTCTACAAGTTGTTGAATAAAACGTTGGACGCCTCGGCTGGCAGCGATTGCCGCAATCTGACCTGCTACGGCCCGACGCAG GTCGCGACAGCTGTCGAAGTTGGAGCCGTGGCGTCTCTGCTGATCACCGATGGGTTGTTAAG GTCCAGCAACACAACTGAGCGACGACGCTTCGTCCGCCTGGTCGAGGAGGTCGAGCGTGCGGGTGGCGAAGTTTTGACATTCTCGGACCAGCACACAAGCGGCGAGC AGCTCAACATGCTATCGGGAGTGGCGGCGATCCTGAAGTTCCCGATCGACGACTTTctggaggaagatgaagacagcggagacgagacgcgcaagagagagagctga